The Zhihengliuella sp. ISTPL4 genomic interval GCCTCTCACCGGAAGTGCTTCAGATTCACGGGGTCGCACCTGTCGATGCCGCGACTCGGACCCGACTACGCCGTCGAAGTGAGCGGCTGCAAGCTGACCTTCGCTCTTCACGGAGGTTGCCGCCACTCGATGATCCGAAGGAGATCGTCAAGCTCCTCGAGACCGTCACCGTTGCCTTAGGTCGTATCCACTACGACACACGCGACGCCGATGTCGAGTCGGCGCTAAGCCGGCTGGGAGATGCGCTGAGCCGGATCTCCGCGTCAGGTCCGGAGAACACCGAAGAGATCTACTTCTAGACATTCCCAAAAGCCCCCGTGCTCGTCAGCACGGGGGCTTTCTCGTGCCCGCAGAAGTTTTCTGAGCAGTGCTGAAGCAACCCGGCGAGGTACCTGGCGTCCGCATCTCAGCACGTCAGGAATCTTCATGGTCAACCCCTCCCCCCGCACTCCCGTCGTAGGTCGCCTCCGATTCGCCCACCAGCTGCAGGGAGTCCCCGAGTCACTGGACTCCTGGCGTGTCACCACCGACGACTCGACGGTCGCCAACTCGCTGCACCGGGTTCTCGGCGGAACGGCTCCACGCCCTTGGCCGGGGCCGTCGCAGGACACACTCGAGGTCCTGACCGCCGCGTCCGAGCTGAACGTCATCATCACCTCCTCCATGTCGTTCCAGACCCGGTTCTTCCGCAAGAACACGGACCCCGACTACACGAGCACCGGAGACGAGCTCATCCTCCCGGACAGCTCCCGAGTTCCCGACCCGGACCGCGAACTCAGCCTGCTGCAGCGACGGCGGCGGGCGCGCGACACCGGAGAACGGCCTGTCACCAGCCTGTACTGCCAGCTCGCCGCAGCACCGGACCTGGGGACGCTCCTGTTCCGGTCCACTTCATGGGACCTCGCTGAACGCCTCCGCCGAGCGGACATCCCTCAACGGCTCGAAGCCGCTGGTCGCGATGTTCCGGCGACGCTTCGCATCTCAAAGACCCCGACCGGACGCGCCACCCTCTCGCACGCGACCGCACACCTTCTTCTCAACGACTGACCCAGACAAGAACCGACCCTCATGCTCTACTCCGAACTCATCTCCCGCCTGAACGTGACTGGCCGCACGAGCGACGGCATCCTTGCTGTCTGTCCAGCGCACGAGGACCGTCCCGAGAACCCGCATCTGCGGATCACCATCACCGAGCACGGCAAGGTCCTCATTCACTGCCGGGTCGGATGCTCCAACAAGACCGTGCTCAAGGCACTCGATATGACGCTCCGCGACATCGCGACCATCGACATCTCTGACGCGCCGCCGCTCCGCTCCTCAACGTCGAAGACCCCCGCGGGGGTCGCGGAGATCGCTGCCCTCGCGACGCAGTTGGACACGTGGTCGGCCAACCTCGACGACGACGGCCGCAACTATGCCCAGCGTCGGTTCGGGATCACGAGCGCAGATGCCGAACGACTGCAGCTTGGCTCGGTGACCCAGGGCGGCGTCCGTCGACTCGTCGTCCCGTTCCTGACGCCGCAGGGCGTCCCCCGCGGCTACCAAGGACGAGATATAGACGG includes:
- a CDS encoding recombination directionality factor → MVNPSPRTPVVGRLRFAHQLQGVPESLDSWRVTTDDSTVANSLHRVLGGTAPRPWPGPSQDTLEVLTAASELNVIITSSMSFQTRFFRKNTDPDYTSTGDELILPDSSRVPDPDRELSLLQRRRRARDTGERPVTSLYCQLAAAPDLGTLLFRSTSWDLAERLRRADIPQRLEAAGRDVPATLRISKTPTGRATLSHATAHLLLND